In one window of Plasmodium berghei ANKA genome assembly, chromosome: 14 DNA:
- a CDS encoding BIR protein, whose product MSFKLCDIIKAIDNFSNNPEIQGGRNSIGYSKYYCPDNNCDTDVKKVISTFIFLVTLLNGADNYENLEIDKMVEYAILWLSYKLNQKIQNGTTKLHDFYTKHIKTNSKYNEHITNDFKINQSVIENKIKSMNMNIKDISNFYDPFKSLCNMYIEVDASNRCMTCLKNAGAFFENCEKLKNTLDITKGSSYSQLWYSLSNDYDKFKDKYNSVKCSDVPSLVACPPSPVTKNTLISTAIIFFAASILLGVYYKHSLFGFRRKVQKNLRKKLKSLRRKWIISI is encoded by the exons atgTCTTTTAAActg TGTGATATAATTAAAGCGattgataatttttctaataatCCGGAAATCCAAGGAGGACGTAATTCTATTGGTTATTCTAAGTATTATTGCCCTGATAATAACTGTGATACTGATGTCAAAAAAGTTATTTCtacttttatattcttAGTAACTTTATTGAATGGTGCtgataattatgaaaatttagAGATTGATAAAATGGTTGAATATGCTATTTTATGGTTAAGTTATAAActaaatcaaaaaatacaaaatggAACCACTAAATTACACGATTTTTATActaaacatataaaaacaaatagtaaatataatgagCATATAACTAATGATTTTAAGATTAATCAGAGTgttatagaaaataaaataaaatcgatgaatatgaatattaaagatatatctaatttttatgatcCATTTAAATCATTATGTAACATGTATATTGAAGTTGATGCAAGCAACCGATGCATGAcatgtttaaaaaatgctGGAGCATTTTTTGAAAACTGTGAAAAACTTAAAAATACTTTGGATATTACTAAAGGAAGTTCTTATTCACAACTATGGTATAGTTTATCAAATGattatgataaatttaaagataaatataatagtgTTAAGTGTAGTGATGTCCCATCACTTGTAGCTTGTCCACCAAGTCCAgtaacaaaaaatacacTAATTTCAACtgcaattatattttttgcagCATCAATTTTATTGGGAGTTTATTATaag cATTCGTTATTTGGATTTCGGAGAAAagttcaaaaaaatttaagaaaaaagCTAAAATCATTAAGAAGAAAATGGATAATTAGTATATGA
- a CDS encoding fam-b protein, giving the protein MQDASLDINDFYDSSLSILDKYNDGNYDGEENIYTKQIINFHQTNFEYSDTSSKLKDIEDVREFINEITSELEISKKENDNNREYEIAVEQNIDKRLVKKDIDLLISSWENLKELKHSEHILDIDVNNFEKKYNEVISGNNYNIVKCNSKFDETFKRLVKNHALLFPVVLLCLISGGFAIPFVILSVHKTGYSINKLFKLIKILKKRSKYKIKKLKTKHVKQPESSIKEPTDGSNNITSGQGTEHHPSAINVKEDIWK; this is encoded by the coding sequence ATGCAAGACGCCAGTTTAGACATAAATGATTTTTATGATTCAAGTTTGAGCATTTTGGATAAGTATAATGACGGCAATTATGATGGAGAAGAAAACATATATactaaacaaattataaactTTCACCAAAcaaattttgaatatagTGATACATCATCCaaattaaaagatataGAGGATGTGAGAGAATTCATTAATGAAATTACGAGCGAGTTAGAAATATcgaaaaaagaaaacgaTAATAATAGGGAATATGAAATAGCAGTGGAACAAAATATAGACAAAAGGCTAGTAAAAAAGGATATAGATCTCCTTATATCAAGTTGggaaaatttaaaagaacTGAAACATAGTGAACATATCTTGGATATAGATGTTAATAactttgaaaaaaaatataatgaagtTATTTCAggaaataattataatatagtCAAGTGTAATTCAAAATTTGATGAAACGTTCAAACGTTTAGTGAAGAATCATGCATTACTCTTTCCAGTTGTATTATTGTGTTTAATTTCAGGAGGGTTCGCAATTCcatttgttattttatcaGTACATAAAACGGGATACAGCATTAATAAGCTGTTTAAACTCATAAAGATACTCAAAAAAAGAtcgaaatataaaataaaaaaattgaagaCCAAACACGTAAAACAACCAGAGTCATCTATTAAAGAGCCCACAGACGGTTCCAACAATATAACATCTGGTCAAGGAACTGAACATCACCCTTCTGCaataaatgtaaaagaAGATATATGGAAATAG
- a CDS encoding BIR protein: MDDETVCELFIDADVLLNGNTDIQTKIKNSPEYHQYCPDNKQCLNRAEGIGALSAFLFTNFYNTESSYYEHFMMWLAHKLFKIAKKRNNENVNVMTLSSAYEKYLETNMGNLRQWHIINDLRGVKYPNLRYMSELYMLLKRICNTIAYYKKNNKRPVKLGQYSAKCLNQYRNLYKTFSGDDSYLPLLEKLKKIYDDFKTSAIKDDADKKKNIESHLLELTPMKEIDSHSTKNLKTLDSNDPKDQLQSEKTSEIPEEKNTLEEPKDPKVKGKSIEQPTKLKSTVDQTSNQREEPSFSEVELKIPGNEQENSRESQGMSIEPTKESLSTKLKDQAQPQEISQEMTRIKPQPEPPPNPELSPTPEPLPHPESQPQKELTPQIELPTQTESSPQIESQQGPEPQPEQDSETQLKSQANIESQDNENVIQPASTPEKSSMNHETIKKITEKGLLHDFYKLHLSSFYKNLTYYGQRLYGSTSTSLTKGYSAFNEFVDYLITQPNKVNVTLPSVDNNIQPKDSGSDSTPSDDTSETLSLSSTQASDKKAEGGRQENKPGGKDQINETESEGKISKAEESIPSLTPKESTEVFINITSDQQIEKLPSKTKVDKIKVEKGIFEIGFPEGVFKGYKLVAYSVIIIAIPIILALMYKYFPFGCRKELKKKKNMKKVINMFGVNEATKRVINTTDRKKQVQIIINSSTQKKQNKKFTNSSTQKKQDERLTNSSTQKKQDEKLTNLSTQKKRNKKLKNSSTQKKQDKKVTNSSTQKKKTKQFINSIYWEKYPLLNIHKLMKTDSVPFVILFLFIFYVYKKKGYCLE, encoded by the exons ATGGACGACGAAACAGTg TGTGAGCTATTTATCGATGCCGATGTGCTTTTGAATGGTAATACTGACATACAGAcgaaaattaaaaattccCCAGAATACCATCAATATTGCCCCGATAACAAACAATGCTTAAATAGGGCTGAAGGTATTGGTGCTTTGAGCGCGTTTTTATTTAcgaatttttataatacaGAAAGCAGTTATTATGAACATTTTATGATGTGGTTAGctcataaattatttaagatagccaaaaaaagaaacaatGAAAACGTAAATGTAATGACTTTAAGTTCGgcttatgaaaaatatttagagACAAATATGGGTAATCTTAGACAATGGcatattataaatgatCTAAGGGGTGTGAAATATCCTAATCTTAGGTATATGAGTGAATTGTATATGTTACTTAAACGTATATGTAATACAATtgcatattataaaaaaaataataaaagacCTGTGAAACTTGGTCAGTATTCTGCAAAGTGTCTTAATCAATATAGAAACCTTTACAAGACCTTTTCTGGAGATGATTCATATCTACCTCTATtggaaaaattaaaaaaaatatatgacgACTTTAAAACTTCTGCTATTAAGGATGATgctgataaaaaaaaaaatatagaaagtCATCTTCTAGAACTTACACCAATGAAAGAAATAGATTCACATTCTAcgaaaaatttgaaaacaCTTGATTCTAATGATCCAAAGGATCAATTGCAATCTGAGAAGACTTCAGAAATTCCGGAAGAAAAGAACACTCTAGAGGAGCCAAAAGATCCTAAAGTCAAAGGGAAGAGTATTGAGCAACCCACCAAGCTAAAAAGTACAGTGGATCAAACATCAAACCAAAGAGAAGAACCATCATTTTCAGAAgttgaattaaaaataccAGGAAATGAACAAGAAAATAGTAGAGAATCCCAAGGAATGTCTATAGAACCAACAAAAGAAAGTTTATCAACGAAATTGAAAGATCAAGCACAACCTCAAGAAATATCTCAAGAAATGACTCGAATAAAACCTCAGCCAGAACCACCACCGAATCCAGAATTATCACCGACGCCAGAACCACTACCGCATCCAGAATCACAACCACAGAAAGAATTAACACCACAAATAGAATTACCAACACAGACAGAATCATCACCACAGATAGAATCACAGCAGGGACCAGAACCACAACCAGAACAAGACTCAGAAACACAGTTAAAATCACAGGCAAATATAGAATCACAAGATAATGAGAATGTGATACAACCTGCATCTACACCAGAAAAATCATCGATGAACCATgaaactataaaaaaaatcacaGAAAAGGGACTTTTACATGATTTCTATAAACTGCATCTTTCatctttttataaaaaccTTACTTATTATGGACAGCGTTTATATGGAAGTACATCAACTAGCTTAACAAAAGGTTATTCTGCATTTAATGAGTTTGTTGATTATTTAATCACTCAACCAAATAAAGTAAATGTTACATTACCATCAGTTGATAATAACATTCAACCCAAAGACTCGGGAAGTGATTCGACTCCCTCTGATGATACATCAGAAACACTCTCCCTTTCATCGACACAAGCTAGTGACAAAAAAGCTGAAGGTGGAAGGCAAGAAAATAAACCTGGAGGTAAAGACCAAATAAATGAAACTGAAAGTGAAGGCAAAATAAGTAAAGCTGAAGAATCAATACCAAGTTTAACTCCTAAAGAGTCCACAGAGGtttttatcaatataaCATCTGATCAACAAATTGAAAAACTTCCTTCTAAAACCAAGGTAGATAAAATCAAGGTAGAAAAAGGCATATTTGAAATAGGATTTCCAGAAGGTGTATTTAAAGGATACAAATTAGTTGCATATTCAGTTATAATTATTGCTATACCCATTATTTTAGCACTTATGTATAAG TATTTTCCATTTGGATGTAGAAAGGaattgaagaaaaaaaaaaacatgaaaaaggttataaatatgtttggTGTAAATGAAGCGACAAAAAGAGTTATAAACACAACTGATCGAAAAAAACAAGtgcaaataattataaattcatctactcaaaaaaaacagaatAAAAAGTTTACAAATTCATCTACTCAAAAAAAGCAGGATGAAAGACTTACAAATTCATCTACTCAAAAAAAGCAGGATGAAAAGCTTACAAATTTATCTACTCAAAAAAAGCGGAATAAAAAGCTTAAAAATTCATCTACCCAAAAAAAACAGGATAAAAAGGTTACAAATTCATCTActcaaaaaaagaagacTAAACAGTTTATAAATTCCATTTATTGGGAAAAATATccattattaaatatacataaactTATGAAGACCGATTCTGTACcatttgttattttatttttgtttattttttatgtttataaaaaaaaaggctATTGTttagaataa